From a region of the Mauremys mutica isolate MM-2020 ecotype Southern chromosome 12, ASM2049712v1, whole genome shotgun sequence genome:
- the GPS1 gene encoding COP9 signalosome complex subunit 1 isoform X3, with product MPLPVQVFNLQGAVEPMQIDVDPQEDQQNAPDINYVVENPTLDLEQYASSYSGLMRIERLQFIADHCPQLRVEALKMALSFVQRTFNVDVYEEIHRKLSEATRELQNTPDAVPDGGIEPPPLDTAWVEATRKKALLKLEKLDTDLKNYKGNSIKESIRRGHDDLGDHYLDCGDLSNALKCYSRARDYCTSAKHVINMCLNVIKVSVYLQNWSHVLSYVSKAESTPEIAEQRGERDSQTQAILTKLKCAAGLAELAARKYKQAAKCFLLASFDHCDFPELLSPSNVAVYGGLCALATFDRQELQRNVISSSSFKLFLELEPQVRDIIFKFYESKYASCLKMLDEMKDNLLLDMYLAPHVRTLYTQIRNRALIQYFSPYVSADMRKMATAFNTTVAALEDELTQLILEGLINARIDSHSKILYARDVDQRSTTFEKSLLMGKEFQRRAKAMILRAAVLRNQIHVKSPPREGSQGELTPANSQSRMSTNM from the exons GATTTGGAGCAATATGCATCTAGTTACAGCGGCCTGATGCGGATTGAGCGGTTGCAGTTCATCGCTGACCACTGTCCGCAGCTGCGGGTGGAGGCCCTCAAGATGGCGCTGTCATTCGTCCAAAGAACTTTTAACGTTGATGTGTATGAGGAAATCCACCGAAAACTGTCAGAGGCCACCAG AGAGCTGCAGAACACCCCTGATGCTGTCCCTGATGGTGGGATTGAGCCGCCTCCTCTTGATACAGCGTGGGTTGAGGCCACACGGAAGAAAGCCCTTCTCAAACTGGAAAAGCTGGATACGGATCTGAAAAACTACAAAGGAAATTCAATTAAGGAGAGCATCAG GAGAGGCCACGATGACCTGGGTGATCACTACCTTGACTGTGGGGACCTCAGCAATGCCCTCAAGTGTTACTCACGAGCCCGTGATTACTGTACCAGCGCTAAGCATGTCATTAACATGTGCCTCAATGTCATCAAG GTTAGTGTTTACCTTCAGAATTGGTCCCACGTTCTGAGCTATGTAAGCAAGGCAGAGTCCACCCCAGAAATTGCAGAG CAAAGAGGAGAGAGGGACAGCCAGACACAGGCGATTCTCACCAAACTAAAGTGTGCAGCAG GCTTAGCTGAACTAGCAGCTCGGAAATACAAGCAGGCAGCAAAGTGCTTCTTGTTGGCCTCATTTGACCACTGTGACTTCCCAGAG CTGTTATCTCCTAGTAACGTGGCTGTGTATGGTGGCCTCTGTGCATTGGCCACCTTTGACCGTCAGGAACTGCAACGCAATGTCATCTCTAGCAG ctccttcaaactgttcttgGAGCTGGAGCCTCAGGTGCGTGACATCATCTTCAAGTTTTATGAATCCAAATATGCTTCATGCCTGAAGATGCTGGATGAGATGAAA GATAACCTGCTGCTGGATATGTACCTGGCACCTCATGTGAGGACACTCTACACGCAGATCCGAAATCGTGCCCTTATCCAG TATTTTAGCCCCTACGTATCAGCAGACATGCGCAAGATGGCCACAGCATTTAACACCACCGTGGCAGCGCTGGAGGATGAGCTGACCCAGCTGATCCTGGAAGGATTGATCAATGCCAGAATAGACTCTCATAGCAAA ATTCTTTATGCTCGGGATGTAGACCAGCGCAGCACCACCTTTGAAAAGTCCTTATTAATGGGCAAAGAGTTCCAGCGACGTGCCAAAGCCATGATCCTGCGGGCAGCAGTCCTGCGCAACCAGATACACGTCAAG TCTCCTCCACGAGAAGGTAGCCAAGGCGAGCTCACTCCAGCTAACAGCCAGTCCCGGATGAGCACCAACATGTGA